From Brachionichthys hirsutus isolate HB-005 unplaced genomic scaffold, CSIRO-AGI_Bhir_v1 contig_709, whole genome shotgun sequence, a single genomic window includes:
- the LOC137917492 gene encoding E3 ubiquitin-protein ligase ARK2C-like, translating to FFFWCRRKKNGRHVHGTCGNHHFPTPTEVFFTLGSNFNRQQQQQHSHATSCRHFQLGPQAPLPMDFPMPHPGQPQSGINPHLAPPGHQHGPPLHPTLNPLPAPQFQDIPAPPFLPQALHQQYLLQQQILEAQHRHILPPSSRRTPERVPHQPHRLRPGYEFAAQLHVPPQQVVQQPRYLAEGTDWDLSVDAGLPPHQYHIHPLPQHYQHYLTSPRMHHFPRNNASTQVVVHEIRNYPYPQLHLLALQSLNPSRHASAVRESYEELLQLEDRLGSVNRGAVQTTIERFTFPHKYKKRIPQDLKMCLDDEELDTDEKCTICLSMLEDGEDV from the exons gtttttttttttggtgcaggagaaaaaaaaatggtcgTCATGTTCATGGTACTTGTGGTAATCATCATTTCCCCACCCCCACAGAAGTTTTTTTCACTCTAG GATCCAATTTCaaccggcagcagcagcagcagcacagccatGCTACCTCTTGCCGGCACTTCCAGTTAGGTCCTCAGGCCCCGCTGCCCATGGACTTCCCCATGCCCCACCCAGGGCAGCCACAGTCAGGCATTAACCCCCACCTGGCCCCTCCTGGCCACCAGCATGGCCCTCCTCTCCACCCAACCCTCAACCCCTTACCTGCTCCCCAATTCCAGGACATCCCCGCCCCTCCCTTCCTACCTCAGGCATTACACCAGCAatacctcctccagcagcagatcctCGAGGCCCAGCACAGACACATCCTGCCACCCTCCAG CAGACGCACCCCAGAGAGAGTCCCTCACCAGCCCCACAGACTGCGACCAGGCTATGAATTTGCCGCCCAACTTCATGTCCCCCCTCAGCAGGTGGTGCAGCAGCCCCGCTACCTGGCTGAGGGCACCGATTG gGACTTAAGTGTAGATGCTGGGCTGCCGCCCCACCAGTATCACATCCACCCTCTGCCGCAGCACTACCAGCACTACCTGACCTCTCCCAGGATGCACCACTTCCCAAGAAACAATGCCTCAACACAAgtg GTTGTCCATGAGATCAGAAACTATCCATATCCCCAGCTGCACTTGCTGGCTCTGCAGAGTCTCAACCCCTCCCGCCACGCGTCGGCTGTTAGAGAGAGCTATGAG gagctgctgcagctggaggacagaCTGGGCAGCGTAAACCGTGGAGCCGTCCAAACCACCATAGAGCGATTTACTTTCCCCCATAAGTACAAAAag CGAATACCCCAggatctgaagatgtgtctGGATGATGAGGAGCTGGACACTGATGAAAAGTGCACCATCTGCCTGTCTATgctggaggatggagaggatgtCAG